One part of the Musa acuminata AAA Group cultivar baxijiao chromosome BXJ1-5, Cavendish_Baxijiao_AAA, whole genome shotgun sequence genome encodes these proteins:
- the LOC135674109 gene encoding chitinase 6-like, which translates to MAVHNTTMLFLGLLLAGAIAVAAQNCGCSADLCCSKYGYCGTGDDYCGDGCQSGPCYSSSPPSNDVSVADIVTQSFFDGIIGQADGGCAGKSFYTRDAFLTAAGSYPTFGHTGTADDSKREIAAFFAHATHETGHFCYIEEIDGASKDYCDENNTEWPCIAGKGYYGRGPLQLSWNYNYGPAGQSIGFDGLNAPETVANDVVVSFKAAQWFWMNNCHSAITSGQGFGATIRAINGDLECDGKNTETMNARVGYYKDYCSQFGVDPGSNLTC; encoded by the exons ATGGCGGTACACAACACGACGATGCTTTTCCTGGGCCTCCTCTTGGCCGGAGCCATCGCGGTGGCCGCCCAGAATTGCGGCTGCTCTGCCGACCTCTGCTGCAGCAAGTACGGCTACTGCGGCACCGGCGACGACTACTGCGGCGACGGGTGCCAGTCGGGACCGTGCTACTCCTCCTCCCCCCCCTCCAACGACGTCTCGGTGGCCGACATCGTGACGCAGAGCTTCTTCGACGGGATCATCGGCCAGGCCGACGGCGGGTGCGCCGGCAAGAGCTTCTACACCCGCGACGCCTTCCTGACCGCAGCCGGCTCCTACCCGACCTTCGGCCACACCGGAACCGCCGACGACTCCAAGCGCGAGATCGCCGCCTTCTTCGCCCACGCCACGCACGAGACCGGAC ACTTCTGCTACATAGAGGAGATCGATGGCGCGTCGAAGGACTACTGCGACGAGAACAACACGGAGTGGCCGTGCATTGCGGGGAAGGGCTACTACGGCCGCGGGCCGCTCCAACTCTCCTGGAACTACAACTACGGACCCGCCGGGCAAAGCATCGGGTTCGACGGCCTGAACGCGCCGGAGACGGTGGCCAACGACGTCGTCGTCTCCTTCAAGGCCGCCCAGTGGTTCTGGATGAACAACTGCCACTCGGCCATCACGTCAGGCCAAGGATTCGGAGCCACCATCCGGGCGATCAACGGCGACCTCGAGTGCGACGGTAAGAACACGGAGACGATGAACGCTCGCGTCGGATACTACAAGGACTACTGCAGCCAGTTCGGCGTCGACCCTGGAAGTAACCTCACTTGCTGA